One Bacillus sp. FJAT-52991 genomic region harbors:
- a CDS encoding lambda-exonuclease family protein, whose protein sequence is MNLNAISTREMSRAEWLEERTKGIGGSDAGIILGLNKYRTAFELWLEKTGQVTPQEIDNEAIYWGNEMENVVAKEFEKRTDKKVRRSNFMYSHPEYPFIKANVDRLVVGESAVLECKTASAYLAKEWEADEVPDTYLVQVQHYMGVTGKEKGYIAVLIGGNRFVWKEVERDEELINMIFEAEKHFWKYHVLQGNPPVLDGSSAAEKYLKEKYDRAEKDKEIILSSDYKDLLSQYEKIKADEKLIKAAKTEIENKVKAELKDAETGIIDRFQVSWKNQSRTSVDTTALKQKFPDIYREVLKETSFRKFAVKEFDN, encoded by the coding sequence ATGAATTTGAACGCTATTTCTACTCGTGAAATGAGTCGAGCTGAATGGCTAGAGGAACGAACAAAGGGTATTGGTGGCAGTGATGCTGGAATTATTCTGGGCCTAAATAAATATCGGACAGCTTTCGAATTATGGTTGGAGAAAACAGGGCAAGTTACTCCTCAAGAAATTGACAATGAGGCTATCTACTGGGGAAACGAAATGGAGAATGTGGTCGCTAAAGAATTTGAAAAGCGTACAGATAAGAAGGTTCGCCGTAGCAATTTTATGTACAGTCACCCTGAATATCCATTTATCAAAGCAAATGTAGACCGTTTAGTTGTAGGTGAATCGGCTGTACTTGAATGTAAGACAGCCAGCGCTTATTTAGCTAAAGAGTGGGAAGCGGATGAAGTCCCAGACACTTATTTAGTTCAGGTCCAACATTATATGGGTGTCACCGGAAAGGAAAAAGGTTATATCGCCGTGTTGATCGGCGGGAATCGTTTTGTCTGGAAGGAAGTTGAACGTGATGAAGAACTGATCAACATGATTTTTGAAGCGGAGAAACACTTCTGGAAATATCACGTTTTACAAGGTAATCCTCCAGTTTTAGATGGATCAAGCGCTGCCGAAAAGTACTTGAAAGAAAAATACGATCGTGCAGAAAAAGATAAGGAAATTATCCTTTCATCTGACTATAAAGACTTACTATCTCAATACGAGAAAATCAAGGCTGATGAAAAGTTAATTAAAGCAGCCAAAACAGAAATTGAAAACAAAGTGAAAGCTGAATTGAAAGATGCTGAAACAGGCATTATCGATAGATTTCAGGTCTCTTGGAAAAATCAATCAAGAACAAGTGTTGATACGACAGCGCTAAAACAAAAGTTTCCAGATATATACCGTGAAGTTTTGAAAGAAACAAGTTTTCGTAAATTTGCAGTGAAGGAGTTTGATAACTAA
- a CDS encoding helix-turn-helix domain-containing protein, with protein MNRQTMTVQETAEYLGVHTDTIYTMVREKEIPHFRIRRRIFFTTAAIDNWIRQQEQQVVS; from the coding sequence GTGAATCGCCAAACAATGACTGTCCAAGAAACAGCTGAATATCTTGGGGTACACACTGACACAATTTATACGATGGTTCGAGAGAAAGAAATTCCACATTTCCGAATTCGTCGCCGTATTTTCTTTACAACTGCGGCTATTGACAACTGGATACGTCAGCAAGAGCAGCAAGTTGTTTCATAA
- a CDS encoding helix-turn-helix transcriptional regulator: MTKEELTKILIEARRRKDLSHERVASLTYGKITRQYYGMIENGDRRPSVEVAKCIAKILDIPWTLFFEVNSNQKLLKEKEAI; this comes from the coding sequence ATGACTAAAGAAGAATTAACCAAAATCCTTATTGAGGCTAGACGTCGTAAAGATTTGTCTCATGAACGTGTTGCTTCTTTGACTTATGGGAAAATCACTCGTCAATATTACGGGATGATTGAAAATGGTGATAGACGCCCTTCGGTTGAAGTTGCCAAATGTATCGCCAAAATACTTGATATCCCGTGGACTCTTTTTTTTGAAGTTAATAGCAACCAAAAGTTGCTTAAAGAAAAAGAAGCCATCTAG
- a CDS encoding recombinase RecT: MATNSALKNQLANKKEATNQVSAQSLGLKSLLGTPTMKKKFEQVLDKKAPQFMASLLNLYNGDPNLQAAEPMSIVSSSMVAAALDLPIDKNLGYAWIVPFYDSKKGCKVAQFQLGYKGYIQLALRTGQYKAINVIPVQEGELIKWNRLTEEIELDLNAASSDKVIGYCGYFKLINGFEKTVYWTRDEVEAHRIKHNKAKDKKSLNNVWRSDYDAMAMKTVLRNMLGKWGILSIEMQTAFAEDEREIKDITPEEEDKSNEEDIIDYVPPEESSSKDEKSDIQQDFGFEG, encoded by the coding sequence ATGGCTACAAATTCAGCTTTGAAAAACCAATTAGCTAACAAAAAAGAGGCTACTAATCAAGTATCTGCTCAATCCTTAGGGCTTAAATCGTTGCTGGGCACACCTACGATGAAAAAGAAATTTGAACAGGTGTTAGATAAAAAAGCTCCGCAATTCATGGCGTCCCTATTGAATCTTTATAACGGAGATCCGAATTTGCAAGCAGCAGAGCCTATGTCTATCGTTTCTAGTTCTATGGTCGCCGCAGCTCTTGATCTACCGATCGATAAAAACCTTGGATATGCGTGGATTGTTCCGTTTTACGATAGCAAAAAAGGCTGCAAGGTAGCTCAATTCCAACTGGGATACAAAGGATACATTCAGTTAGCTCTTAGAACAGGTCAATATAAAGCGATTAATGTTATTCCTGTTCAGGAAGGCGAATTAATAAAATGGAATCGGCTTACAGAAGAAATAGAACTGGATTTAAATGCTGCATCTAGTGATAAAGTGATCGGCTATTGTGGATATTTCAAACTAATCAACGGATTTGAAAAGACGGTTTATTGGACACGAGATGAGGTTGAAGCTCACCGCATTAAACATAACAAGGCTAAAGATAAAAAATCGCTTAATAACGTCTGGAGATCAGATTACGATGCTATGGCTATGAAAACAGTCTTGCGTAATATGCTTGGCAAGTGGGGGATTCTCTCTATCGAAATGCAAACTGCATTTGCTGAGGATGAAAGAGAGATCAAAGATATTACTCCAGAAGAAGAGGATAAGAGCAATGAAGAAGACATCATTGATTATGTTCCTCCGGAAGAATCTTCTTCTAAGGATGAAAAGTCAGACATTCAGCAAGACTTTGGATTTGAAGGGTAA
- a CDS encoding helix-turn-helix transcriptional regulator translates to MFPKRLKSLRLSKKLTQQNMADLLGITRQGYGKYESAQSEPDNETLQKIADYFDVTTDYLLGRSDNPTTQTDDEKEMLEFFANPELNLFFKEMKESPEEQLEELREIWEIIKKRNKK, encoded by the coding sequence ATGTTTCCTAAGCGATTGAAGTCACTGAGATTATCTAAAAAGTTAACACAACAAAATATGGCGGATCTGCTTGGTATCACAAGACAAGGATACGGTAAATATGAAAGTGCTCAAAGTGAACCAGATAATGAAACGCTTCAAAAAATTGCAGATTATTTCGATGTTACTACCGATTATTTATTAGGTAGATCAGACAATCCTACTACTCAAACCGACGACGAAAAAGAAATGCTCGAATTCTTTGCTAATCCTGAATTGAATTTGTTCTTTAAAGAAATGAAGGAGTCTCCAGAGGAGCAATTAGAGGAGTTACGGGAGATCTGGGAGATCATTAAGAAGAGGAATAAAAAATAA
- a CDS encoding XRE family transcriptional regulator, with amino-acid sequence MLIKKSADVGRAVTNLLEEEGMTNGQMAFDLNVSTQLVSHYKHDRRPMQQDVGKQAIQIYNDNPEFVGDLLHEFSGGYTSPVFRGKAIERHRLAVEANAEREIKEALQKIEEVCLAKPPAVTTAEEKESIESMMDELVEARAFIDNLIMMLEKEYNISIMQRIKRLIPKWKSKGWLA; translated from the coding sequence ATGTTGATAAAAAAATCAGCAGACGTTGGAAGGGCAGTAACAAATTTGTTAGAGGAGGAGGGGATGACGAACGGACAAATGGCGTTTGATCTAAATGTCTCTACTCAGCTGGTCAGTCATTATAAACATGACAGGCGGCCGATGCAGCAAGACGTCGGAAAACAGGCCATTCAAATATACAACGATAACCCAGAGTTTGTTGGAGATTTGCTTCATGAGTTTAGTGGAGGCTACACATCGCCAGTGTTTCGTGGAAAAGCCATCGAACGTCACAGGCTTGCTGTAGAGGCAAATGCAGAAAGGGAGATCAAGGAAGCCTTGCAGAAGATCGAGGAGGTTTGTCTGGCTAAACCTCCGGCAGTTACCACTGCGGAAGAAAAAGAAAGTATCGAAAGCATGATGGACGAGCTAGTTGAGGCAAGAGCATTCATCGACAATCTCATAATGATGCTTGAGAAAGAATACAACATTTCGATTATGCAACGTATTAAACGTCTGATACCAAAGTGGAAGTCCAAGGGGTGGCTGGCATGA
- a CDS encoding YqaI family protein has product MRDHPMIEQIERTGYPAYLEEQVADTPIEDMFGDEILDNDIYFVFKNGDVVLSENLGHYAIVHLDADEVTAE; this is encoded by the coding sequence ATGAGAGATCATCCAATGATTGAACAGATTGAACGTACAGGTTATCCAGCATATCTAGAGGAACAAGTAGCAGACACGCCAATTGAGGATATGTTTGGTGATGAGATCTTAGACAATGACATTTATTTTGTTTTCAAGAATGGTGATGTCGTTCTTTCTGAAAACCTTGGTCATTATGCCATCGTTCATCTTGATGCTGACGAAGTGACAGCAGAATGA